The genomic interval CTCCTCCATTCCGGGGTTCTCGATTTCGCCGACGCGTTGGCAGCCCTCGGCTGCATACGTGAAGACCCGATTGCCGAAGAGCGCGGGGTTCGGATTCAAGTCGCCGAGCAGGCGTAAGGAGCCGGCGCGATACCCGGTTTCCTCCTCGAGCTCGCGGCCAGCCGCCTGCTCGGGCCCTTCGCCAGGGTCCACCACGCCGCCCGGAATCTCGAGCGTGAAGCTCCGGGAGCCGTGGCGGAACTGGCGAATCATGACGATCTCACCGGACGCCGTAACCGGCACGACATTCACCCAGGAGTCCGCATCGATCCGGTAGAAGGGATGGGAGCCGCCGCCGGGCACGCGTACCCAGCTGCGCCCCACCTGGAAGACCCTGCAATCGGCGAGGTGTTCTCTGCCGAGCTCGGGCCAGGGTCGGAGCCCCGCCGGGGGCTTCTGCGAAGACATCGCCGCAAGTTAGCAGCGGTAGCCCATTGCAGTACGATCGCGCCGCATGGCTGCCGCAACAATCAACATCGACAAGAGAGGTGGACGCCGCGGCGGCCAGCTCTTCATGGTGATGGTCGCCATCGCCTGCGGCATTGCGGGGGCGTTCGGCGCGGTCGTCTTCCGGTTGTTGATCCGGCTCTTCCAGGGCCTCTTCTTCGGCGGCTTCGACGGAGTCGCCGCCGTCCTCGAAGAAGGGCTCCTGGCCGACGCCGGCGATCCGCGGGCCATCGCCCAGACCCTGGCGCCTCACGTCCTGCTCTTGATCCCGGCCATTGGTGGCTTGATCGTCGGGCCCCTCGTGTATTTCTTCGCCCGGGAAGCGAAGGGCCACGGCGTCCCCGAGGTGATGCAAGCCGTGGCACTGCGCGGTGGCGTGATCCGCCCGCGCATCGTCGCAGTCAAGACGCTCGCATCGGCGATCTCGATCGGCTCCGGAGGTTCCGTCGGGCGTGAGGGTCCCATCGTCCAGATCGGTTCGGCGATCGGCTCGGCGATCGGCCAACTCCTGCAGGTTCCCGCGCGTCAGCTCAGAACGATCGTCGGTTGCGGAGCCGCGGCTGGGATCGCAGCCACGTTCAACGCACCGATCGCCGGAGCCCTCTTCGCAGTCGAAGTGATCGTCGGCGACTTCGCCGTCACACAGTTCAGCCCGATCGTCATCAGCGCCGTGGTCGCAACCGTCACCTCCCGCTACATGCTCGGCAACCACCCCGCATTCGTGGTTCCAGAGTTCGAGCTTCAGGGGCCCCTCGAGCTGATGCCCAGCATGGTCGTGGGCGTGCTGGCGGGCTTCATCGGAACGGCATTCGTCAAGGTCCTCTACTTCACCGACGACCTCTTCGAGCGCTCTCCGACTCCGGAGTGGACACGCGCCGCCATCGGAGGCCTGATGATCGGCGCCATGGGCATCTTCTTCCCTCATGTCCTCGGAGTCGGCTACAGCACGATCGGAGATGCACTCGCGGGAAACCTCACGATTACGATGCTAGGTGTTCTCCTGGGCATCAAGATCCTCGCCACGTCGATCACGATCGGTTCCGGCGGCTCTGGAGGCATCTTC from bacterium carries:
- a CDS encoding NUDIX hydrolase, producing the protein MSSQKPPAGLRPWPELGREHLADCRVFQVGRSWVRVPGGGSHPFYRIDADSWVNVVPVTASGEIVMIRQFRHGSRSFTLEIPGGVVDPGEGPEQAAGRELEEETGYRAGSLRLLGDLNPNPALFGNRVFTYAAEGCQRVGEIENPGMEETVVELVPRAELPERVRRGEIDHALVVAALHFWSLDPAAS
- a CDS encoding chloride channel protein is translated as MAAATINIDKRGGRRGGQLFMVMVAIACGIAGAFGAVVFRLLIRLFQGLFFGGFDGVAAVLEEGLLADAGDPRAIAQTLAPHVLLLIPAIGGLIVGPLVYFFAREAKGHGVPEVMQAVALRGGVIRPRIVAVKTLASAISIGSGGSVGREGPIVQIGSAIGSAIGQLLQVPARQLRTIVGCGAAAGIAATFNAPIAGALFAVEVIVGDFAVTQFSPIVISAVVATVTSRYMLGNHPAFVVPEFELQGPLELMPSMVVGVLAGFIGTAFVKVLYFTDDLFERSPTPEWTRAAIGGLMIGAMGIFFPHVLGVGYSTIGDALAGNLTITMLGVLLGIKILATSITIGSGGSGGIFAPSLFLGAMTGGLFGKLLPQWYPLQASESGAYALITMGAMVAATTHAPLSAIIIIFELTQTIDIIPPVMAACVLSSLVAMFLSRDSIYTMKLIRRGINLHQEDDPNLLKSLYVRDIVDREPCILGASAGLQEILTEIVESNRTEIFVVENDQLLGAVYFSELRRVLLEQDHLRALVVAGDLLETDRPTVTLEDDLDRVMQILTSEQVEEIGVVDRDDSSRLLGSVARRDVMAAYNQELMRRDLAGGVATTVGVVDRVHQVDLGGGYSMKEILAPGRYHGHSLKQIDLRSQAGVQVLLIRSPEGGVRVPGPDDVLQPGDRLVCAGPRESIEALD